From Deltaproteobacteria bacterium, the proteins below share one genomic window:
- a CDS encoding type II secretion system protein M: MTLALAKREKYVLAFGAAFVFLFLFNEVGVSRAVAYREKLERQVVKERAAREKVAELAADYRRLSDRQKGAAARLAGRQADFRLFAFLDLLAGQAGLKSAVQYMKPAVSPIEGSPYKSSTVEMKLSGISMEQLAGFIHMIESSPNGVSIRRMSVTATGKEERFLDAVFLASTLEK, translated from the coding sequence ATGACCCTAGCTCTGGCCAAGAGGGAAAAATACGTGCTGGCCTTCGGGGCGGCCTTCGTGTTCCTCTTCCTGTTCAACGAGGTGGGGGTGAGCCGGGCCGTCGCCTACCGGGAAAAGCTGGAGAGGCAGGTGGTTAAGGAAAGGGCGGCCAGGGAAAAGGTGGCGGAACTCGCCGCCGACTATCGAAGGCTCTCCGACAGGCAGAAGGGGGCTGCGGCCCGTCTGGCCGGGCGTCAGGCCGATTTCAGGCTCTTCGCCTTTCTGGACCTTCTGGCCGGGCAGGCCGGCTTAAAGAGCGCGGTCCAGTACATGAAGCCCGCAGTCTCGCCCATAGAGGGCAGCCCCTACAAGTCGTCCACGGTGGAGATGAAACTTTCGGGAATCTCCATGGAGCAGCTCGCCGGTTTCATCCACATGATAGAAAGCTCGCCCAACGGGGTGAGCATAAGGCGAATGTCCGTCACCGCCACCGGAAAGGAAGAACGCTTCCTGGACGCGGTGTTTCTGGCCTCAACGCTCGAAAAATAA
- the fabG gene encoding 3-oxoacyl-[acyl-carrier-protein] reductase: MEETPTAVVSGGSRGIGRAIVIRLASQGYRVFFNHFDPDDGFCRQTEEAAPGSRGFRVNVADSAKVAEFFDTVVKEAGRCDVCVNNAGITRDGFLLRMKEADWDDVIAVNLKGVFNCLKHVGKIMMKQKSGSIVNIASVVGLTGNAGQANYSASKAGVIGLTKSAARELAGWNIRVNAVAPGFIETDMTAVLPDKVKDQFISQTPAKRMGTAEEVADAVMFLAGDQASFITGHILSVNGGLYM, from the coding sequence ATGGAAGAAACCCCCACGGCGGTGGTGTCCGGCGGATCGCGCGGAATCGGAAGGGCCATCGTCATCCGGCTCGCATCCCAGGGATACAGGGTCTTTTTCAACCACTTCGACCCGGACGACGGATTCTGCCGCCAGACCGAGGAGGCCGCCCCCGGCTCCAGGGGCTTTAGGGTCAACGTGGCGGATTCCGCAAAGGTTGCGGAATTCTTCGACACGGTGGTAAAAGAAGCCGGACGCTGCGACGTGTGCGTGAATAACGCCGGTATCACCCGCGACGGCTTTCTGCTCCGCATGAAGGAAGCCGACTGGGACGATGTGATTGCAGTGAACCTGAAAGGCGTTTTCAACTGCCTGAAACACGTCGGCAAAATAATGATGAAGCAGAAATCCGGCTCCATCGTTAACATCGCCTCGGTGGTGGGCCTTACGGGCAACGCGGGCCAGGCCAACTACTCGGCCTCCAAGGCGGGCGTCATCGGCCTCACCAAGAGCGCGGCCAGGGAGCTTGCCGGATGGAACATAAGGGTCAACGCCGTGGCCCCCGGCTTCATCGAAACCGACATGACGGCGGTGCTTCCGGACAAGGTGAAGGACCAGTTCATCTCCCAGACCCCGGCAAAACGCATGGGGACGGCGGAGGAAGTGGCCGACGCGGTGATGTTCCTGGCAGGCGATCAGGCGTCCTTCATCACGGGCCACATTTTGAGTGTCAACGGCGGCCTTTATATGTGA
- a CDS encoding serine hydroxymethyltransferase yields the protein MRSEPLNNDHWGLSPRPKRKKPVDLEIIGKADPEIAKALALELDRQKYTLELIASENIASRAVMEAQGSVMTNKYAEGYPEKRYYGGCEYVDVAEKLAIERACRLFSVDFANVQPHSGSQANMAVYFAMLEPGDTVLGMNLAHGGHLTHGSPVSFSGRIYNFAHYGVKKETGTIDFDQLEALAKEHRPKLIVAGASAYPRTLNFPEFSRIAKSVGAKFMVDMAHIAGLVAAGVHPSPFPHADVVTSTTHKTLRGPRGGLILTQDAALAKKLDSQIFPGIQGGPLMHVIAAKAVAFAEALTPEFNRYQQQVVKNAATLAARLSSHGLALVSGGTDNHMMLVDLRSIGVTGKTAQAALELAGITVNKNAVPFDTEKPTITSGIRVGSPAVTSRGMKEPEMEIIADLIVRVLKSPEDAELAATVRARVKELCTAFPIYQGM from the coding sequence ATGCGGTCCGAGCCGTTGAACAATGATCACTGGGGCCTCTCGCCCCGCCCGAAAAGGAAGAAACCCGTGGACCTGGAAATCATCGGAAAGGCCGATCCCGAAATCGCAAAAGCCTTGGCTCTTGAGCTTGACCGCCAGAAATACACCCTGGAGCTCATCGCCTCGGAAAACATAGCGTCCCGCGCGGTCATGGAAGCCCAGGGAAGCGTGATGACCAACAAGTACGCCGAAGGCTACCCGGAAAAACGGTACTACGGCGGCTGCGAATACGTGGACGTGGCGGAAAAGCTCGCCATCGAACGGGCTTGCAGGCTTTTTTCGGTGGATTTCGCCAACGTGCAGCCCCATTCGGGCTCCCAGGCCAACATGGCTGTGTATTTCGCCATGCTTGAGCCCGGAGACACGGTTCTCGGAATGAACCTCGCCCACGGAGGCCACCTCACCCACGGAAGCCCGGTGTCCTTTTCTGGCCGGATATACAATTTCGCCCACTACGGGGTGAAAAAGGAAACCGGGACCATAGATTTCGACCAGTTGGAAGCCCTGGCAAAAGAGCACAGGCCCAAGCTCATCGTGGCCGGAGCCAGCGCCTACCCGCGCACCCTCAATTTTCCCGAATTTTCCCGCATCGCAAAAAGCGTGGGCGCGAAATTCATGGTGGACATGGCCCACATAGCCGGGCTCGTGGCCGCCGGGGTCCACCCTTCCCCCTTCCCCCACGCCGACGTGGTGACATCCACCACCCACAAGACCCTTCGCGGGCCTCGCGGCGGGCTCATCCTAACCCAGGATGCGGCCCTTGCCAAGAAGCTCGACAGCCAGATCTTCCCCGGAATCCAGGGCGGGCCCCTCATGCATGTCATCGCCGCCAAGGCCGTGGCCTTTGCCGAGGCGCTCACCCCCGAATTCAACCGCTACCAACAGCAGGTGGTGAAAAACGCCGCAACCCTGGCGGCCCGGCTTTCCTCCCACGGCCTTGCCCTGGTTTCGGGCGGCACGGACAACCACATGATGCTGGTTGACTTAAGAAGCATAGGCGTCACAGGGAAAACCGCCCAGGCGGCCCTTGAGCTTGCCGGAATCACCGTGAACAAGAACGCGGTGCCCTTTGACACCGAAAAGCCCACCATAACGTCGGGCATCCGGGTGGGAAGCCCTGCTGTGACCAGCAGGGGAATGAAGGAGCCCGAAATGGAGATCATCGCCGATCTCATAGTAAGGGTCCTCAAGAGCCCCGAAGACGCGGAGCTCGCGGCAACCGTGCGGGCCAGGGTGAAGGAGCTGTGCACGGCCTTTCCCATCTACCAGGGCATGTGA
- the acpP gene encoding acyl carrier protein yields the protein MSIEERVKKIIVEKLKVEPDEVVPHAKFIEDLKLDSLHLIELIMTMEEEFEMEISDSDAEKIKCVQDAVDYIRNHA from the coding sequence ATGTCCATCGAGGAAAGAGTCAAAAAAATCATCGTCGAAAAACTCAAGGTGGAGCCCGACGAGGTGGTGCCCCACGCCAAGTTCATCGAAGATTTGAAGCTGGATTCCCTGCATTTGATCGAGCTCATCATGACCATGGAGGAGGAGTTCGAGATGGAGATATCCGATTCCGACGCGGAAAAAATCAAGTGCGTCCAGGACGCCGTGGATTACATAAGAAATCACGCCTAA
- the rpmF gene encoding 50S ribosomal protein L32, with the protein MPLPKHRHSRQRRDKRRTHDKLEAPMIVVCPQCKAPKLPHHICPNCGTYKGRSVVETKE; encoded by the coding sequence ATGCCTCTTCCAAAGCACCGGCACTCCCGGCAGAGACGCGACAAAAGGCGCACCCACGACAAGCTCGAAGCGCCCATGATCGTAGTGTGCCCCCAGTGCAAGGCACCCAAGCTGCCCCATCACATCTGCCCCAACTGCGGAACCTACAAGGGCAGAAGCGTGGTTGAGACAAAGGAATGA
- a CDS encoding PDZ domain-containing protein, producing MVKRILVLLDILVLTVTAYTVVNTFYGYVHSAVPDAPPPRVAGTPGGGPERALAMGPYDAYSIIGIRDLFQTAKPKVMASSSTVAANPDELPATAMNLKLLGTLTAPRGNSRAIIEDAQAQKQGLYKTGDTVQNAVIKSIERNQVVVTIEGRDEILLPEEEQKKRMAAKKPAGPTGAPGIKLSRAEVEQSMRNIGLLMTQARWQPSFDASGNPEGIAVNRIRPGSLLSKMGIANGDVLQSVNGRDIRSMDDIMTAYTQFRSAENVQFDVKRGDNRETLAYSFE from the coding sequence GTGGTAAAAAGAATCCTCGTATTGCTCGACATTCTTGTGCTCACCGTAACGGCCTACACCGTGGTGAACACCTTTTACGGGTACGTGCATTCCGCAGTGCCCGACGCCCCGCCCCCAAGGGTCGCCGGAACGCCCGGAGGCGGCCCGGAGCGCGCCCTGGCAATGGGCCCCTACGACGCTTACAGCATTATCGGCATCCGCGACCTTTTCCAGACGGCCAAGCCCAAGGTCATGGCCTCGTCTTCCACTGTTGCGGCCAACCCGGACGAGCTTCCGGCTACGGCCATGAACCTGAAACTCCTGGGAACCCTCACCGCACCCAGGGGCAACAGCAGGGCCATCATCGAAGACGCCCAGGCCCAGAAGCAGGGCCTATACAAAACAGGCGACACGGTCCAGAACGCGGTCATCAAGTCCATCGAACGCAACCAGGTGGTGGTTACAATCGAGGGAAGGGATGAAATCCTTCTGCCGGAGGAAGAGCAGAAAAAGCGCATGGCCGCCAAAAAGCCCGCCGGGCCAACGGGTGCGCCCGGAATAAAGCTCTCCAGGGCCGAGGTGGAGCAGTCCATGCGCAACATCGGCCTTCTCATGACCCAGGCCCGCTGGCAGCCGTCCTTCGACGCTTCTGGAAACCCGGAGGGGATCGCCGTGAACCGCATCCGGCCCGGCTCCCTTCTTTCCAAGATGGGCATAGCCAACGGCGATGTTCTCCAGTCGGTCAACGGCAGGGACATCCGCAGCATGGATGACATCATGACGGCCTACACCCAGTTCAGGTCAGCGGAAAACGTGCAGTTCGATGTGAAGCGCGGCGACAACCGCGAAACGCTTGCTTACTCCTTCGAGTGA
- a CDS encoding general secretion pathway protein GspK yields MKAAALRGLIRKSQHGMALLLALTVITILIGVTVEAHRRVRNVMTKTAASGERQRLNFLASSGIQVGMAMLLKDKAAGETDSIQEDWARPEKRDELLAQLGVTPGSLTLEITDLSGLIQVNALVVQPDGKDFVKAQAELWDRFLRPVVSLQETADLNLTTDIINCLKDWLDKNDDDALTGLNGAESDHYEGLDPSYKARNGPMRDVYELLMVKGMTPEIFYGTEKLPGIAPYLTAFGALTTGTGDSKTLEYPGHINISTAPLPVLKALLPVENADLAESLIAYREMKESETYVNDVTQLTWYKNAPGCADLAIDQSLVSVSSDLFEITATGRSEAMITRVSAVVSREKDAEGNYSCRVLAWK; encoded by the coding sequence ATGAAGGCCGCCGCCCTGCGCGGGCTTATTCGCAAAAGCCAGCACGGCATGGCCCTTTTGCTGGCCCTCACGGTCATCACCATACTGATAGGGGTGACGGTGGAGGCCCACCGCAGGGTGCGCAACGTGATGACCAAAACCGCCGCGTCGGGCGAGCGCCAGCGCCTGAACTTTCTGGCAAGCTCCGGCATCCAGGTCGGAATGGCCATGCTTTTAAAGGACAAGGCCGCAGGCGAGACAGACTCGATTCAGGAAGACTGGGCAAGGCCCGAAAAACGGGACGAGCTTCTGGCCCAGCTTGGGGTGACGCCCGGAAGCCTTACGCTTGAGATCACAGATCTTTCGGGCCTCATCCAGGTCAACGCCCTGGTGGTGCAGCCGGACGGCAAGGACTTCGTGAAGGCCCAGGCCGAGCTTTGGGACCGGTTTTTAAGGCCCGTCGTCTCCCTCCAGGAAACCGCCGATCTGAACCTCACCACAGACATCATAAACTGCCTGAAAGACTGGCTGGACAAAAACGACGACGACGCCCTGACAGGCCTGAACGGGGCCGAATCGGACCACTACGAGGGCCTCGATCCCTCCTACAAGGCCCGGAACGGCCCCATGCGCGACGTTTACGAGCTACTCATGGTAAAGGGCATGACGCCGGAAATCTTTTACGGCACGGAGAAACTTCCGGGCATAGCACCCTACCTAACGGCCTTCGGCGCCCTCACCACGGGAACCGGGGACAGCAAGACCCTGGAATATCCGGGCCACATCAACATCTCCACCGCCCCCCTGCCGGTCTTAAAGGCCCTTCTGCCGGTGGAGAACGCCGATCTGGCCGAGTCCCTGATCGCCTACCGGGAAATGAAGGAGAGCGAGACCTACGTCAACGACGTGACCCAGCTCACCTGGTACAAAAACGCGCCCGGATGCGCGGACTTGGCCATCGACCAGAGCCTGGTTTCGGTGTCCTCGGACCTTTTCGAAATCACGGCCACGGGGCGCAGCGAGGCCATGATCACCAGAGTCAGCGCGGTGGTGTCCAGGGAAAAGGACGCCGAGGGCAACTATTCCTGCCGGGTCCTGGCCTGGAAGTGA
- a CDS encoding PilN domain-containing protein, with protein MPEKRLGLEIRKDGVSAVAVKRGLSASHVAACVNVATGKDMGISDALAEALTLVAARTDLNGASVSAGFSDSPVNFRNLALPFSEIKKVRQILGVELETQVPLRAEDMVADLHVLERDEGVRGIAAYLACESVAEELNILEAQELAVDHLSSAPFAAALGLLASADNLPEQGIFLWASSHSAVMVCFAGERPIYARRVEGPFGQGLVRLSAQVEMTIRAVAETVEQNFSPGQIYVTGSALSRPDFARTLADRTGLTVTATDLLAETGIAVSSDEAEDYDPLVMDPALALALFPPTDTTGFNLRQGPFAVTHQWERYRGELSHVGVLVLCLFLVISFNFLAQTRLLAMDARRIAYGNAALAASVLEGEPPGENPVKTLEDKVAALGKSLDLPAEEGQAVRVMDILKAASERIASDTDFRLSQLTISGEGVQMSGEADSITSVDTVQSRLEKTPPFDKVTIVSTDIDKRTGRVNFRLRCQFPSQETGRKEGATEGEAP; from the coding sequence ATGCCCGAAAAGCGGCTTGGTCTTGAAATCCGGAAAGACGGCGTAAGCGCCGTGGCGGTGAAGCGCGGGCTGTCGGCAAGCCACGTGGCCGCATGTGTCAACGTGGCCACCGGAAAGGATATGGGGATTTCGGACGCCCTCGCCGAAGCCCTCACCCTGGTGGCGGCGCGCACCGATCTGAACGGCGCGAGCGTAAGCGCTGGGTTTTCAGACAGCCCGGTCAATTTCAGAAACCTCGCCCTTCCCTTTTCGGAAATAAAGAAGGTCCGGCAGATTCTTGGGGTGGAGCTGGAAACCCAGGTTCCGCTCCGGGCCGAAGACATGGTGGCCGACCTTCACGTGCTGGAAAGGGACGAAGGCGTAAGGGGCATAGCCGCCTACCTCGCCTGCGAGTCGGTGGCGGAGGAGTTGAACATCCTCGAAGCCCAGGAACTGGCCGTGGATCACCTAAGCTCGGCCCCCTTTGCCGCAGCCTTGGGCCTTTTGGCCAGCGCGGACAACCTGCCGGAACAGGGAATCTTTCTCTGGGCCTCTTCGCACAGCGCGGTGATGGTGTGTTTCGCGGGCGAGCGCCCCATTTACGCAAGGCGGGTGGAGGGCCCCTTCGGCCAGGGCCTTGTAAGGCTTTCGGCCCAGGTGGAAATGACCATAAGGGCCGTGGCCGAAACCGTGGAGCAAAATTTTTCGCCGGGCCAGATATACGTCACCGGAAGCGCCCTTTCCCGCCCGGATTTTGCCCGGACCCTGGCCGACCGCACCGGGCTCACGGTCACGGCGACGGACCTTCTGGCCGAAACCGGCATAGCGGTTTCAAGCGACGAGGCTGAGGACTACGACCCCCTGGTCATGGATCCGGCCCTTGCCCTGGCCCTTTTCCCCCCCACCGACACCACGGGCTTCAACTTAAGGCAGGGGCCCTTCGCCGTCACCCACCAGTGGGAGCGCTACCGGGGGGAGCTGTCCCACGTGGGCGTCCTTGTCCTGTGCCTCTTTCTCGTAATCAGTTTCAATTTCCTGGCCCAGACAAGGCTATTGGCCATGGACGCCCGGAGGATAGCCTACGGCAACGCCGCCCTGGCGGCCTCGGTGTTGGAAGGTGAGCCGCCTGGGGAGAACCCGGTAAAGACCCTTGAAGACAAGGTGGCGGCCCTTGGAAAGAGCCTGGACCTTCCCGCAGAGGAAGGGCAGGCGGTGAGGGTAATGGACATTTTGAAGGCAGCCAGCGAGAGAATAGCCTCTGACACCGACTTCCGCCTTTCCCAGCTCACCATAAGCGGCGAGGGGGTGCAGATGTCCGGGGAGGCTGATTCCATAACATCCGTGGACACTGTCCAGTCGAGGCTGGAAAAAACGCCGCCCTTCGACAAGGTGACCATCGTGTCCACCGACATAGACAAGCGCACCGGAAGGGTGAACTTCCGCCTTCGCTGCCAGTTTCCCTCCCAGGAAACCGGGCGCAAGGAAGGCGCGACGGAGGGTGAAGCCCCATGA
- a CDS encoding prepilin-type N-terminal cleavage/methylation domain-containing protein: MYPHPDHPRRPSFPRPPSPASGFTLVEILLAITVFGLVSGLIFGSYSKTLDNIEHTDRSIHGYSQAKTCLERMTADLEAIRVKSLADYKPPETSFSDNDPWRVEGTEREGGGDFPRLSFASLAHVDLGGDGREGTASITYYVTKEAEGRTGWVLRRKDAFMAELFGEGPGSAPILCDNVKALKFIYYSAEGDESTSWDSDSDTSSFTTPRSVGVILDIVGPNGADGAPVRFTTTINLPSWRDKPPEAS, translated from the coding sequence TTGTATCCGCATCCTGACCACCCCCGCCGCCCCTCGTTCCCAAGGCCGCCAAGCCCGGCTTCCGGCTTCACCCTTGTTGAAATCCTTCTGGCCATCACCGTGTTCGGCCTGGTTTCCGGCCTCATTTTCGGCTCCTACTCCAAGACCCTGGACAACATCGAGCACACCGACCGCTCCATTCACGGCTACTCCCAGGCCAAGACCTGCCTGGAGCGCATGACCGCAGACCTTGAGGCCATACGGGTCAAGAGCCTCGCCGATTACAAGCCGCCCGAAACGAGCTTTTCCGACAACGACCCCTGGCGGGTGGAAGGCACGGAGCGGGAGGGCGGCGGGGATTTCCCAAGGCTTTCCTTCGCGTCCCTGGCCCACGTGGACTTGGGCGGAGACGGCAGGGAGGGGACGGCCTCCATCACCTATTACGTCACCAAGGAGGCGGAGGGCCGCACGGGCTGGGTGTTGCGCCGCAAGGACGCATTCATGGCCGAGCTTTTCGGGGAAGGGCCAGGGTCCGCCCCCATCCTTTGCGACAACGTGAAGGCCCTGAAATTCATCTATTACAGCGCGGAAGGCGACGAGAGCACTTCCTGGGACTCCGACTCCGACACATCCTCCTTCACCACCCCAAGGTCCGTGGGGGTGATTCTGGACATCGTGGGGCCGAACGGCGCGGACGGCGCTCCGGTGCGTTTCACCACCACCATCAACCTGCCCTCGTGGCGGGACAAGCCCCCGGAGGCATCATGA
- the gspN gene encoding type II secretion system protein GspN, producing the protein MKKAVLYSLFFLLACGVFLYALFPGKAVKDLLESAVARKAPGVEFMVEKVKPSLPFGLRLTGVRAARRGEKLFEAESVRVAPAIFRFITGGWGFTAKFPSHGGKITLKASGKKRLATEPFSAKIRLDDVEAKDMGVLEHIFGFPFSGSLSADVSFFGPAADWTRGEGEAKLTLSAGKLFFMPEMVGTGGLGVSALTAEFLMQKGEIAFKRFELSGPEAGATLSGSIAIRRPFNESRLNLEGRLTPTPAFFRRLGSRSAAAQFLRTKEGAGGLGFTLSGTAADSQIGFK; encoded by the coding sequence ATGAAAAAAGCGGTGCTCTACAGCCTGTTCTTCCTCCTGGCCTGCGGGGTCTTCCTGTACGCCCTTTTTCCCGGAAAGGCGGTCAAGGACCTCCTGGAATCCGCCGTGGCCCGCAAGGCCCCCGGAGTTGAATTCATGGTGGAAAAGGTGAAGCCCTCCCTGCCCTTCGGCCTTCGCCTCACGGGCGTTCGGGCGGCCCGCCGGGGCGAGAAGCTGTTCGAGGCGGAAAGCGTAAGGGTGGCCCCGGCCATTTTCCGGTTCATTACCGGCGGCTGGGGTTTCACGGCGAAGTTTCCGTCCCACGGGGGAAAGATAACCCTCAAGGCCTCCGGAAAAAAGAGGCTCGCCACGGAGCCTTTTTCCGCAAAAATCCGGCTTGATGACGTGGAAGCCAAGGACATGGGGGTGCTGGAGCACATTTTCGGCTTTCCGTTTTCCGGCTCGCTTTCGGCGGATGTCTCCTTTTTCGGCCCCGCCGCCGACTGGACCAGGGGCGAGGGGGAGGCGAAACTGACCCTTTCCGCAGGAAAGCTCTTTTTCATGCCCGAAATGGTGGGTACGGGCGGTCTTGGCGTATCGGCCCTCACCGCCGAGTTTTTGATGCAGAAGGGCGAAATCGCATTCAAGCGCTTCGAGCTTTCCGGCCCGGAGGCGGGGGCCACCCTCAGCGGCAGCATCGCCATAAGAAGGCCGTTCAACGAAAGCCGCCTCAACCTGGAAGGCCGCCTCACTCCCACCCCGGCCTTTTTCCGCAGGCTGGGGAGCCGCTCGGCAGCGGCTCAGTTCCTTCGCACCAAGGAAGGCGCGGGCGGGCTTGGCTTCACCCTTTCCGGCACTGCGGCTGACAGCCAGATCGGTTTCAAGTAG
- the folK gene encoding 2-amino-4-hydroxy-6-hydroxymethyldihydropteridine diphosphokinase has translation MVKAALGYGSKIGEREENLKRGLALLEEGGLVRVLAVSPLYFTKPVDYEDQDWFVNGAAVVETSLSPRELLGLLKSVETRVGRTKGGVRFGPRVLDMDILLYGDETVREDDLEIPHPRMDKRRFVLAPLCDIVPDWVHPLRGITVRGLLDALGENPGDVVPLGNGPS, from the coding sequence ATGGTTAAAGCGGCCCTGGGATACGGCTCCAAGATCGGGGAGCGCGAGGAGAACCTGAAAAGGGGCCTGGCCCTTCTGGAAGAGGGCGGCCTTGTCAGGGTGCTTGCGGTGTCCCCCCTTTATTTCACCAAGCCCGTGGATTACGAGGACCAGGACTGGTTCGTGAACGGCGCGGCGGTGGTTGAGACTTCTCTTTCCCCACGCGAGCTTCTGGGGCTTCTGAAATCCGTGGAAACAAGGGTGGGGCGCACTAAAGGCGGGGTGCGTTTCGGCCCAAGGGTGCTCGACATGGACATCCTTCTGTACGGGGATGAAACGGTGAGGGAGGACGACCTTGAAATCCCCCACCCGCGCATGGACAAAAGGCGTTTCGTTCTGGCCCCCCTTTGTGATATAGTGCCGGACTGGGTTCATCCCCTAAGGGGCATCACGGTTCGCGGCCTTCTGGACGCCCTTGGAGAAAACCCGGGCGACGTGGTCCCCTTGGGAAATGGTCCATCTTAG